A single window of Achromobacter xylosoxidans DNA harbors:
- a CDS encoding Trm112 family protein: MESRLLDILVCPLCKGRLEHDRTQAELVCRADRLAFPLRDGIPVMLESEARSLDDAPASS, from the coding sequence ATGGAATCCCGCCTTCTCGACATCCTCGTCTGCCCCCTGTGCAAGGGCCGCCTCGAACACGACCGGACCCAGGCCGAACTGGTCTGCCGCGCCGACCGCCTGGCCTTCCCGCTGCGCGACGGCATTCCCGTCATGCTTGAATCCGAGGCGCGCTCGCTGGACGACGCCCCCGCTTCTTCCTGA